CCGCCTGCTGCTCTTCCGGTACCGGGAGGGGctcggggacattggggggggcTTTAGGGACGTCAGGGGGCTTTGGGAACatcggggggatttggggaattgggggaatttggggtgaacCAGACCCATCCCTGCTGGTCAAAGCCTGCCCTGACCATCTGCTGCTGTTCCGGtatggggagggggcttggggATATTGggagggcttggggacatcaggagggggcttggggacatcgggggggccttggggacatcggggggggacattggggaccttaaggggctttggggtgggatggacaacctgtccctgctgggtaaacacctgctgctcttctgctaCTGGGGAGACACTggaggggctttggggacatcagggggacactggggacccTTCAGTGGCCTTGGGGGACTGGGGGACGTGGGGCGGACTTGGCCCTGCTGGTCAAGGCCTGCCCAGactggctcctgctctgtgttcaggggacatcaggggacattGTTGGGGGGgcctggggacattttgggggggggggggcagatAGGAGGATTGGGGGTACAGGGGGGAAGTTGGGGGTCACAGGGTTGAACCCCCCAGTTTTTCAGTTCTCCGTGGTggagatggatttggggttttggggcagtttttgggaggttttggacGTTTCTGACCCCTTTTTCCGCTCCCCAGAGTgggggatgaggagggaggCTCGGGGGGATTTTAGGAGCAGTGTTTGGGGTGATCTTTGGGTATTTGTGACCCCCTTTTTGGTCCTCTCAGGTTGGTAGAGGAAAAGGGTGGCACGAAgggttttgggtgatttttgggtctTTCTCAGCCCTTTTTGGTGCCCCTAGGATGGTGGAGGATGACGGCttgggagggtttttggggtgatttttgggtgtttctgacccatttttccctccccagggtGGTGGACGAGGTGGAGCtcaggaggggttttggggtgatttttgggtgtttttgggtgtTTCTGACCCCGTTTTTGGTCCCCCCCAGGGTGGTGGAGGACGAGGGGGGCTCGGgggccccggggctgcggctCCGGCGCAGTTTCCCCACGCGGCACCGGGAGCagcccctgaggagctgcttctGCCCCCTGATGTCCTTCCGGCAGGGAGCCTGCGTGGGTGAGcactgggacggactgggagagactgggaatggactgggagagactgggaatggactgggagagactgggaatggactgggaggggctgggagagactgggaatggactgggaggggcagggaatggactgggagagactgggaatggactgggagggactgggaatggactgggaggggctgggagagactgggaggggcagggaatggactgggagagactggaacaaactgggaatggactgggagagactgggaggaactgggagagactgggaggggcagggaatggactgggagagactgggaggggctgggatggactgggaggggctgggacaaACTGagaatggactgggaggggctggaatggactgggagagactgggaggaactgggagagactgggaatggactgggagagactgggaatggactgggagagactgggaatggactgggaggggctgggacaaactgggaggggctgggatggactgggaggggctgggacaaactgggaatggactgggacaaactgggaatggactgggaggggctggaatggactgggatggactgggagagaCAACTGGGACAGAATGGGACAAACTGGGCAGTGACTGAGAGGGACTGAGGgagactgggacaaactgggaatggactgggagagactgggacaaactgggaaggggctggggtgggtgcAGGGACAGGTGCCACCCCCGGCCGTGTCCCCAGGCAGtgacaggcagcacagagggcagTGGGGTCACAGCTGTGCTTgttgtccccatgtccccgcaGTGAcgggcagccaggagggcagctGGGTGCCATCCCttatccctgtccccagtgtccccaatcagcccgatgtccccagtgtccccacagtgaATGGGCAGTGAGGAGGGCAGCTGGGTGCCGTCCctcaccccagtgtccccagtgtccccgcaGTGACAGGCAGCAAGGGGGTCAATGGGATCACATCCCTTATCcctgtccccgatgtccccgcaGTGACGGGCAGTGAGGAGGGTGGCTGGGtgcccctgatgtccccagtgtcccccaatcccagtgtccccgatgtccccaatgtcccccaatgtcccgCAGTGACGGGCAGCGAGGAGGGCGGTTgggtgtccctgatgtccccagtgtccctgatgtccccgatgtccccaatcACCCcgatgtccccgtgtccccgcagtgACGGGCAGCGAGGAGGGCGGttgggtgtccccagtgtccctgatgtccctgatgtccccgatgtccccagtcaccccaatgtccctgtgtccccacagtgaCAGGCAGCGAGGAGGGCGGTTgggtgtccctgatgtccccagtgtccctgatgtccccagtgtccctgatgtccccgatgtccccgcaGTGACGTGCAGCGAGGAGGGCAGTTgggtgtccctgatgtccccagtgtccccaatcaCCCcgatgtccccgtgtccccgcagtgACGGGCAGCGAGGCGGGGTCCGTGCAGTTCCCTGATGCCTGAGTCCCGTGCCTGATGTCCACGGTGAACCCGTGGCCTGCGTGGCGcggggcagcaggaggggtggggggtggggggggggcgTGCTGGCCGTGGCCTTCAACTGCGACGAGTCCCTGCTGGCCTCGGGGGACGCCGCGGGCACCGTCATCGTCTGGCGCCGCCAGCACGCCTGAGGcgccccaaaaaacccccaaatccccgcggcaaacccccaaatctgcctggAGACACCCccagaaataccccaaaaaccaccctgCAACGTCCTGCGTGGTCTTGGAGTGCGGCGAGTTTTGAGAGTGGCGTGCGGCAGcaaaagacccccaaaatcctgcccaaaacgccccaaaatcctgcccagaacaccccaaaatcctgccgaaaacgccccaaaatcctgcccagaacaccccaaaatcctgcccaaaacgccccaaaatcctgcccaaaacgccccaaaatcctgcccaaaatccctccaaaacgccccaaaatcctgcccaaaacctcccaaaattctgTCTGAAACCCCCCTCAAATTCTGCCTCAAACACCTcaaaatcctgccccaaaatccttcccaaaacaCCTAAAAATCCTGTCCAGAACgccccaaaatccttcccaaaacaccccaaacactCCCAAAGTCTTTCCCAACACACCtcaaaatccttcccaaaataCCTCAAAGTCCTGCccagaacaccccaaaattctgtcggaaacaccccaaaatcctgcatgaaacctccccaaatccttcctgaAATCCTGCCCAAAGCCTcccaaaatccttcccaaaacaccctaaaatcctgcccaaaacaccccaaaatccttctcACAACATCTCAAAATTCTGCccagaacaccccaaaattttcccaaaaatccccccaaagccttctctgaactcctccccaaacccccctgaaattccccccaaatatcccaaaacttcccccaaaattcccctcgATCCACCCAGTCTGGTTCTTGCAGTTTGGTGGCACCGTgtgacccccaaaacctccccaaatcttTCCAAAAACGCTTCagaccctccccaaaatccacagaccccccaaaacatccccaattCCTCCCTGgaccaccccaaaactgccccagtgGGACCTTCAtggcacccccagcacacctggagccccccaaaatacacctggatcccaaaaccccccctgagaccccccaaacccacctggacccccaaaacctccccaaaatcacctaaaccccccccccaaaattctcccagtGTGACCTGGAACAACTGCACAGGTGTTGTCATTGTGTGACACTCACAGCACACCTGGAGCCCCCCAAAACACAcctgggatccccaaaaccccctcaagATGctcccaaaacccacctggaccTGAGGCCCCCCCCCACAAAATCACCTGGaccattcccaaaattctcccagtGTGACCTGGAACAACTGCACAGGTGTTGTCACTGTGTGGCACTCACAGCACACCTggatcccccccaaaatcccacttggagccccaaaacccacctggacccccaaatccacttagacccccccaaaattctcccagtGTGACCTGGAACAACTGCACAGGTGTTGTCACTGTGTGGCACTCACAGCACACCTGgaacccaaaaccccacctgGAACCCCTcagcccccccaaaatcccccccaaaaccactcTAGGACCCCTcagcccccccaaaatccccccaaaaccattCTAGGACCCctcagacccccccaaaacccacctggacccccaaaatcccccccaaaaccattCTAGGACCCCtcagcccccccaaacccacctggaccCCCCGCCAAGACCTCCCCAGTGTAGCCTTGAAGAACTGCACAGGTGTTGTCATCACATGGCACTCACAGCACACCTGGATCCCCAAAACACAcctgagacccccccaaaaccccacctggaccccccaaaccccctcagccccccagATCCCCGCGGGCGCTGCGGGCGGCAGTGGAGGCGTGGCCCAGGTGTGTGGTGGGTGTGGCCAGGTGTGGCCCAGGTGTTTCAGAACAGGTACTTGCGGCACGAGGCCGCCCCGCACTTGCACTCGATGCGGCCGCGGGCGCGCGGGGagccccccagggacccccccaccAGCCCGAAGTTGGAGTCCATGCGGGTGCTCTCGGCGTCCACGGGGTCCACTGCGGGGAAAGGTGTGCTCAGCCACACCTGGGAGCGGCCAGGTACGGCCAGGACCCACCCAGGTGTGGCCAGGAACCCCCAGGTGTGACCAGGAACCCCCAGGTGTGACCAGGAACCCCCAGGTGTGACCAGGAACCCCCCCAGGTACGGTCAGGACCCACCCAGGTGTGGCCAGGAACCCCCAGGTGTGGCCAGGAACCCCCAGGTGTGGCCAGGACCCACCCAGGTGTGGCCAGGAACCCCCCAGGTGTGGCCAGGACCCACCCAGGTGTGACCAGGAACCCACCCAGGTGTGACCAGGAACACCCCAGGTGTGACCAGGAACCCCCAGGTGTGACCAGGACCCACCCAGGTGTGACCAGGAACCCACCCAGGTGTGACCAGGAACCCCCAGGTGTGGCCAGGAACCCCCCAGGTGTGGCCAGGACCCACCCAGGTGTGGCCCGGACCCACCCAGGTGTGGCCAGGAACACCCCAGGTGTGGCCAGGAACCCCCCAGGTGTGGCCAGGACCCACCCAGGTGTGGCCAGGAACACCCCAGGTGTGGCCAGGAACCCCCCAGGTGTGGCCAGGAACCCCCAGGTGTGGCCAGGACCCACCCAGGTGTGGCCAGGACCCACCCAGGTGTGACCAGAAACCCCCAGGTGTGGCCAGGAACCCCCAGGTGTGGCCAGGACCCACCCAGGTGTGGCCAGGAACCCCCCAGGTGTGGCCAGGACCCACCCAGGTGTGGTCAGGACCCACCCAGGTGTTGCCAGGaaccccccaggtgtgaccagGAACACCCCAGGTGTGGCCAGGaaccccccaggtgtgaccagGAACCTCCCAGGTGTGACCAGGAACACCCCAGGTGTGGTCAGGACCCACCCAGGTGTGGCCAGGAACCCCCCAGGTGTGGCCAGGAACCCCCCAGGTGTGGCCAGGACCCACCCAGGTGTGACCAGGAACACCCCAGGTGTGGCCAGGAACCCCCCAGGTGTGGCCAGGACCCACCCAGGTGTGGCCAGGAACCCCCCAGGTGTGGCCAGGACCCACCCAGGTGTGGTCAGGACCCACCCAGGTGTGGCCAGGAACACCCCAGGTGTGACCAGGAACACCCCAGGTGTGGCCAGGaaccccccaggtgtgaccagGACCCACCCAGGTGTGACCAGGAACACCCCAGGTGTGGCCAGGAACCCCCCAGGTGTGGCCAGGAACCCCCCAGGTGTGGCCAGGACCCACCCAGGTGTGGCCAGGAACCCCCCAGGTGTGGCCAGGAACCCCCAGGTATGGCCAGGAACCCCCAGGTGTGGCCAGGAACCCCCCAGGTGTGGTCAGGACCCACCCAGGTGTAGCCAGGAACCCCCAGGTGTGACCAGGACCCACCCAGGTGTGGCCAGGAACACCCCAGGTGTGACCAGGACCCACCCAGGTGTGGCCAGGaaccccccaggtgtgaccagGAACCCCCCAGGTGTGGCCAGGAACCCCCCAGGTGTGGTCAGGACCCACCCAGGTGTGGCCAGGAACCCCCAGGTGTGGCCAGGAACCCCCCAGGTGTGGCCAGGACCCACCCAGGTGTGGCCAGAAACCCCCCAGGTGTGGCCAGGaaccccccaggtgtgaccagGAACACCCCAGGTGTAGCCAGAAACCCCCCAGGTGTGGCCAGGACCCACCCAGGTGTGACCAGGAACCCCCCAGGTGTGGCCAGGACCCACCCAGGTGTGGCCAGGACCCACCCAGGTGTGACCAGGAACACCCCAGGTGTGACCAGGAACACCCCAGGTGTGGCCAGGACCCACCCAGGTGTGGTCAGGaaccccccaggtgtgaccagGAACCCCCCAGGTGTGGTCAGGACCCACCCAGGTGTGGTCTGTGCAAGACAGGTGTGACAaggacaggtgtgacaggtaCAGATGTGTGACATGGACATGCGTGTGACAGGTAcaggtgtgtgccaggtgtgtgccaggtACCGTGCATGTTGTAGTCGAAGGTGAGCTCCTCCCCGGCCCGGATGGGCCTGGTGGCGAACAGGGCGATGCGGGGCAGCCGCTGGTCCAGGTTCTCGATGAACACGTTGTACACCTGCAGGTTGGGGTCACACTGCCCCGCCCGGCAGGTGAGCCACGCCTGGCACGTGAGCCACACCCACAGCACCTGAGCCACACCCCAACAGGTGAGCCACACCCCAACAGGTGAGCCCCACCCACAGCTGGGGGAAAAGGTGCTGGAAGCTCAATTCGTAAGACAGGTAAGGCCACACCTCTGCACAGGTAAAGGCCCAGCTGTGAGCAGGTACACCCAAACCTGAGCCCAGGTAAAACCACCCCTGAGCCCAGGTAAAACCACCCCTGAGCCAAGGTTAAACCCACACCTGTGGGCAGGTAAACCCACACCTGAGACCAGTAAACCCAAACCTGTGAGCAGGTAAACCCACACCTGAGCCCAGGTAAACCACACCTGTGGGCAGGTTAAACCCACCCCaagcccaggtgagccccacctgagcccaggtgagcctgACTCACGCTGTGGTTGACGAAGTGCGAGATGTTGCCGTAGTGGGCGGCGTCCACGGTGTACACGTCCTCCACGTAGTCCAGGTCGAACAGGTACGTGGCGCCCTGGCGGTCGTACACCTGTCCCCGGCGCTCCGCCTCCTCCGAGGTGATgatctgggacagggacacacctgtcacacacctggggcacacctgtaCCATGTCACACCTGTACCatgtcacacctgtcacacacctgggcacacctgaaCCACCCtacacacctggggcacacctgtaCTCACACCTGTACTGTgtcacacctggggcacacctggatccatcccacacacctgggcacacctgaaCCACcccacacacctgtgtcacactTGTAGCACACCTTTCGCACTCACCTCCCCATCACACACAGTGTTACACACACCTGTactgtgtcacacctgtcacacacacgtgtactgtgtcacacacacctgtactgtgtcacacctgtcacacacacctgtcacacacctgtactgggtcacacacacctgtactgtgtcacacacacctgtactgtgtcacacctgtcacacacacctgtcacacacctgtactgggtcacacacacctgtactgtgtcacacacacctgtactgtgtcacacctgtcacacacacctgtcacacacctgtactgggtcacacacacctgtactgtgtcacacacacctgtactgtgtcacacctgtcacacacacctgtcacGCACATGtactgtgtcacacacacctgtactgtgtcacacctgtcacacacacctgtcccacacacacacctgtactgtgtcacacctgtcacacacacctgtcccacacctgtcccgCTCACCTCTCCCACGTACTCCATGACGAAGGAGTTCTTGCGGATGCGCTGCAGCGTGCGCACGCCCCAGCCGCGCCCGTCGCCGGTGCGGAAGATGCACAGGTCGTAGCGGATGCCGCGCTGCACCACGCGGTTGGGGCACTCGGCGCCGCAGCGGCAGCGCGAGTTGCACTCGTAGATGGGCAGCCCCGCCCGGATCCGCACCTGCCCGGCCTCGTTGTAGGCGAACCTGTTGCGCGAGGCGCCCGGGCAGCAGCCCCCGGCCAGCGTGGCCTCGGCCAGGCAGTCCTGGCACTTCGCAGCCGGCCGCCACGGGGGTCAGCGCCACGCCCGCGCCCACCTTGTACTCGTTGGCGTAGACGAAGTGCGCGGGCGGCCCGTGCAGGTCCACCTCGTTCTCCACCACGATGCGGCGCGGTGGCTGCGCGCGTGCGGCGTTCAGGTGGCGCCCCAGCGCCGCAGCGCCGCCGCTGCTCGCCTTCTGCGCCAGGTAGGACACGGCGCGGGCGGGCAGCCCGCGGGGCCCCGGCCGCACCGGCCCGGCCGGGGCCCGCGCCAGGTCGGcgtgcagctgctgcagcagcccccggCAGCGCAGGTTGCGCCGCGGCTCCCAGGTGTTGGCAGAGGAGGGGTAACCGCGCCACTTCACCAGGTAGAACTCCTCGTCCTGTATTGGGGGGGATAACGGGGGGTTAGGGGGTGTTGGGGTAGGGGGGTGGGCTGTGGGGACCCCCCTGTGGGGACTCAGAAGGTCCTGCAGTGACCCCAGTGTCCAGAGACTCCTGGGGTCTCCTAACGCCTGGGGAGTGCTGGAATGATCCCAGTGTGGGGGTCCTGTGGGGTCTCACAAGGCCAGGGGGGACACAGGAGTGACCCCAATGTCTGGAGATCCTGTGGAGTCTCACAAGGTCAGGAGGGACACAGGAGTCTCGGGGAGttcagggtttggggacacccaggggtcTCACAAGGTCAGGGGGGTCCTGAAGTGACCCCAGTGTGGGGGTCCTTGGGGTCGTCAGGGGTCGGATACCCCAGTGTGGGGGTCCTTTGGGGTCTCACAAGGTCAGGGGGGTACTGGAGTGACCCCAGTGTGGGGGTCCTTTGGGGTCTCGCAGGGTCAGGGGGGTACTGGAGTGACCCCAGTGTGGGGGCCCTTCTGGGGTCTCACAAGATCAGGGGGTCCTGGAGTGACCCCAATGTCCAGGGACCCTTTGGGGCCTAACAGAGCGAGCGGTTCTTGGGGTGTCAGTTCctggtttgggggtcccgggtCAGTTCCTGCTATCTGTGCGGGGGTCCCGGCTCGGGGGTCCCAGTTCAGGGGTCCCTGCGGGGTTCCCAGTGTTTCGGAGTCCTGGGTGAGTTTCCGCTGTCTGtggggtcccagtttgggggtccctgctgGGTTCCCGGTGTGTGTGAGGGGGTCCCGGTTTGAGGGTCCTGTCTGTGGGGTCCCAGTTTGTGGGTCCCAGTTTGAGAGTCCGGGGTGAGTTCCTGGTGTCTGTGGGGTCCTGGTTCgggggtcccagtttgggggtcctgctgtctgtgtggTCctggtttgggggtcccggtcTGGGGGTCCTGCTGTCTGTGGGGGTCCCGGTTCAGGGGTCCTGCTGTCTGCGTGGTCCTGGTTTGGGAGTCCCAGTTTGGAAGTCCTGGGTGAGTTCCCGGTGTCTGTGGGGTCCCGTTCGGGGGTCCCGGTTTGGGAGTCCTGCTGTCTGTGGGGTCCCTGTTTGtgggtcccagtttgggggtcctgctgcctgtggggtcCCTGTTTGTGGGTCCCAGTATGGGGGTCTTGCTGCCTGTGGGGTCCCATTCGGGGGTCCCGGTTTGGGGGTCCTGCTGTCTGCGAGGTCctggtttgggggtcccagtttgggagTCCTGGGTGAGTTCCCAGTGTCTGTGGGGTCCCGTTCGCGGGTCCCGTTCGGGGGTCCCGGTTTGGGAGTCCTGCTGTCTGTGGGGTCCCGGTTTGGGAGTCCTGCTGTCTGTGGGGTCCCTGTTTGtgggtcccagtttgggggtcctgctgcctgtggggtcCCGTTCGGGGGTCCCGTTCGCGGGTCCCGTTCGCGGTCCCGCGGCCCTCACCCGCACTCGCCGGTAGTCGCACAGCAGCTCCACCTCGAAGTCGGCGAGGTTGCGGCGGGTGACGCCGAGGGCGCGGCACCGCACGCGCTGCAGCcggcacagctcctgcagctgcgACCACGGCGACAGGCAGCACACGGAGCACTCTGGGGATGTCACCGGGGGTGGGGACACACCGGGCGACAACgtgaggggacaggtgacaccacAGACTCCCCCgggcctgccctgcccagctcagcccggcccagcccgcaCCGCTCGCTCTGTCGTGACAGGCAGCACACGGAGCGCTCTGGGGATGTCACCGGAAAGGGGGGGGACACACCGGGGGACAACgtgaggggacaggtgacaccacAGACCCCCCCCCTCACCTCACACGCCCCCCCCCGGGCCCGCCCACACCGCTCGCTCTGTCGCGACCACACGACAGCGACAACACGGGGCACTCGGGGGGGTGGACACCGGGTGGGTGAGGTGACATTgaggggggaatttggggacaggACAGCGTCCCCCCCTTCCCTCACATGctccccttcccccacccctcaGCGCGTTCCCGCCACTTTCCCCCGTCCCCTCAGGCGCCAACGGCCGCGCGCGGGAAGCGGCGCCGTCCCCTCAGAGCCTCCCCCGCCCCTGATTTCCCCCTCACGCTCCCTCGGAGACCCCTCGGGCCCGCCCCGCTCGCGCCACCTTTTAAATTTTCCGCCATTTTCAGCCGCCGCcgctttttttttgtctttttccgccttttccctttttttttctggctccGCTTCCGCCCGGCGGGCAGCGCGAGGGGCGGGGCTTCGTCCGCCCGCGCCCAGCGCCCATTGGCTCAACCTGAGGCTGATTTGCATACTCACAGCTGATTGCGCGCTTTCTATTGGCTGACGCCGTGATTTATTTGCATACTGACAGCTACCCGCCTGTCTTCTATTGGCCGCCGCGCTGCCTCATTTGCATAATATCTGATCCCGCCATTGGTCGTCCCGCGGGTAGATTTGCATATCACTGCCAGCATCACCCGCGCTGCCTCATTTACATATTGGCATAATTTTACCGATTTCCTtgttcccatctctgtccctgtccccatccctttcccctGTCCCatttccctgtctctgtcccaatccttccccctgccccctgcccccATCCCTGTCTCCATTTCCCTCTCATTTGCATACCGCTCCCAGCATCCCCCGCGCACGGCGCCGATCCCCAATTCCgccgttttttcccccattttccccggTTTGGAGCCGCTGGAATCTCCGGGATTCCCCTGGGAGCCGCTCCATTCCcgcttccccccctcccccctccgAGCCGGGCTCATTAAAcggtaattaattaattaattaattaattgattaaCGAGGCGAGCGGTCACGTGACTCCTGCGTTTATGTGGTACCTgcgggggtgggggaggggcacaAGGGGGtgcgggggggggaggggcaggaaaaACCGGGgtccctctccccccccccaccccgagctgggggaggggcacagagggggtgggggtgggggaggggcggggcacattttgggtctgggggcgtCCTTAGaagcgggggggggggggggatggggaggggtctcaATCGTCCCATTCATCgtcatcctcctcatcctcgcTGGCCGTGCCTTCATCTGGGGGGAGTGGAAAAGGGGtcagggggggtttgggggggcaatttggggggatttgggagttttgggagggggtttgggggggttttggggggatctttggggtttggggggtctttgggggggttttgggggggttaaagggtatttgggggaattttgtaggttttggggggggtctttgggggttttgagggggaTTTAAAGGATCTGTGAGGGGTTTGGAGGAGTTTTTGGAGAATCTTTGGGGTCAGGGGGTTTTTTAAGGGTGCTTTTGAGGGGtctttgggggagttttggggggttaaagggtttttgggggaattttgtaggttttggggggtttgggggtctttgggggttttgagggggaTTTAAAGGATctgtg
This portion of the Camarhynchus parvulus unplaced genomic scaffold, STF_HiC, whole genome shotgun sequence genome encodes:
- the SUV39H1 gene encoding LOW QUALITY PROTEIN: histone-lysine N-methyltransferase SUV39H1 (The sequence of the model RefSeq protein was modified relative to this genomic sequence to represent the inferred CDS: deleted 1 base in 1 codon), with translation MAENLKECSVCCLSPWSQLQELCRLQRVRCRALGVTRRNLADFEVELLCDYRRVRDEEFYLVKWRGYPSSANTWEPRRNLRCRGLLQQLHADLARAPAGPVRPGPRGLPARAVSYLAQKASSGGAAALGRHLNAARAQPPRRIVVENEVDLHGPPAHFVYANEYKVGAGVALTPVAAGCKCQDCLAEATLAGGCCPGASRNRFAYNEAGQVRIRAGLPIYECNSRCRCGAECPNRVVQRGIRYDLCIFRTGDGRGWGVRTLQRIRKNSFVMEYVGEIITSEEAERRGQVYDRQGATYLFDLDYVEDVYTVDAAHYGNISHFVNHSCDPNLQVYNVFIENLDQRLPRIALFATRPIRAGEELTFDYNMHVDPVDAESTRMDSNFGLVGGSLGGSPRARGRIECKCGAASCRKYLF